The following are encoded together in the Pseudoalteromonas shioyasakiensis genome:
- a CDS encoding TonB-dependent receptor, translating to MKSTKFIKTPLAASVAMILTAGLGTMSAYAQDEQEKADNDIEVIEIKGIRGSMIRAMDMKRDATGVVDAISAEEMGKFPDTNLAESLQRITGVSVSRSNGEGSEITVRGFGPEFNLVMLNGRQMPGTGYTRSYALENIAADGVSALEVAKSGQADVPSGGLGATVNIITTRPLNSPGEKFSSSIKAIHDSSNEKGDDVTPEFSAMYSNTYADDTFGFAASFSHQERDFQQQSANIQGWQANVDLPTLDEGDYIDPRAVDSEGNRVGNHFFPKDMNYSIADVERERTNGQVTLQYSPIESFTATVDYTASRAITGVETAGWGIWNEFGSNINSYELDENGTALYADISGNDGSFTASRATTEVKARSIGLNLEWQINDQWEVEFDYHDSKNETDNGADDGLGSDGQIILGSDQLQSKVYDYRTGEVPHAYVNWKNGTTVLDPSEIDSNFSQFIYSPGESKVEQAQLHATWFNESFEVPLVKVKFGAANTKQTMGGFTAWSGLRGGPGFNPSFTEIFPDGMFTYNDTGDMLDQFAGGGSALEPNYYYTYSFEEALARQLAYLNEDLLGDNQYSIDPYFDGIDSESYVEEKTQSFYVNSLWEFELSDYFVQINAGLRYEDTDVTSTVRQRVESQVNWVSASEWIMQYETGGTDNFYQEEGNYDIWLPNIDVKVEITDELVGRVSWGKTMARAPLGNLAGGRSLTGSPKPGSRTGGQGNTNLLPFESTNLDLSLEYYYGEGSYASVGYFKKDVDNFIQTQITETTIDGLHDILNGPRYQEAVASVEARGEQATSDAIFNEMLALGYGNADGAIEPTSSDPLMVWNISQPQNTDSKSVDGFELAVQHLFGESGFGLGVNATFVDGDVEFDVDSLTQQAPLSGLSDSANFQAFYDKDGLSVKVTYAWRDSYLIGVGQAQGSSDAPPQFGDTYGQWDLSVNYDINENMTVFFEGINLNNETERGYGRYEEQFLFARQYGPRYTIGARYSF from the coding sequence ATGAAAAGCACAAAATTTATTAAAACACCTCTTGCAGCGTCAGTTGCGATGATTTTAACCGCAGGGCTAGGCACTATGTCGGCTTATGCACAGGATGAGCAAGAGAAAGCTGATAACGATATTGAAGTTATCGAAATTAAAGGTATTCGTGGCAGTATGATCCGCGCCATGGATATGAAACGTGATGCAACTGGTGTTGTTGATGCGATTTCAGCAGAAGAGATGGGTAAATTCCCAGATACTAACTTAGCTGAATCATTACAGCGTATTACCGGTGTATCAGTGAGCCGTTCAAACGGAGAAGGTAGCGAAATTACGGTACGTGGTTTTGGCCCTGAGTTTAACCTAGTAATGTTGAATGGCCGTCAAATGCCAGGCACGGGTTATACACGTTCATACGCCCTTGAGAATATTGCCGCTGACGGTGTAAGTGCACTTGAAGTAGCGAAATCAGGTCAAGCTGATGTACCAAGTGGTGGTCTAGGTGCTACTGTAAATATTATTACAACTCGCCCATTAAATAGCCCAGGCGAAAAGTTTAGCTCGTCGATTAAAGCTATTCATGACTCGTCAAATGAAAAAGGTGATGATGTAACGCCAGAGTTTTCAGCGATGTACAGCAATACCTATGCTGATGATACATTTGGTTTTGCGGCATCATTCTCTCATCAAGAACGTGATTTTCAACAGCAAAGTGCCAATATTCAAGGTTGGCAAGCAAATGTTGACTTACCAACCCTTGATGAAGGTGACTACATTGACCCACGTGCGGTAGATAGCGAAGGCAACCGTGTCGGTAATCACTTCTTCCCGAAAGACATGAACTATAGTATTGCTGATGTTGAACGTGAGCGTACTAATGGCCAAGTAACTTTACAGTACTCACCAATTGAAAGTTTTACTGCAACGGTTGATTATACGGCAAGTCGTGCAATCACTGGTGTTGAAACTGCTGGTTGGGGTATTTGGAATGAGTTTGGCAGTAACATTAATAGTTATGAGCTTGATGAAAATGGTACAGCGCTTTATGCCGATATCAGTGGTAATGATGGTTCATTCACGGCAAGTCGTGCCACTACAGAAGTAAAAGCACGCTCAATTGGTTTAAACCTAGAATGGCAAATCAACGACCAGTGGGAAGTTGAGTTCGATTATCATGATTCGAAAAACGAAACTGATAACGGCGCAGATGATGGCTTAGGTTCTGATGGTCAAATCATTCTTGGCTCGGATCAGTTACAGAGCAAAGTATATGATTATCGCACAGGCGAAGTTCCGCATGCATACGTTAATTGGAAAAATGGTACGACAGTACTTGATCCAAGTGAGATAGATTCAAACTTCAGTCAGTTTATTTACTCACCAGGTGAGTCTAAGGTAGAGCAAGCTCAGCTTCATGCAACTTGGTTCAATGAAAGCTTTGAAGTTCCACTTGTTAAAGTGAAATTCGGTGCTGCCAATACTAAGCAAACTATGGGTGGCTTTACTGCATGGAGTGGCTTACGTGGCGGCCCGGGTTTTAATCCATCATTCACCGAAATCTTCCCTGATGGCATGTTCACTTATAATGATACTGGAGACATGCTTGACCAGTTCGCTGGAGGTGGTAGTGCCCTTGAGCCAAATTACTATTACACCTATAGTTTTGAAGAAGCGTTAGCTCGTCAACTTGCTTATTTAAACGAAGATTTATTAGGCGATAATCAATATTCAATTGACCCATACTTTGATGGTATCGACAGTGAAAGCTACGTAGAAGAAAAAACGCAAAGCTTCTACGTGAACAGCTTATGGGAATTTGAATTGTCTGATTACTTTGTTCAAATCAACGCAGGTCTTCGCTACGAAGATACCGATGTAACCAGTACGGTTCGTCAACGTGTAGAAAGCCAAGTTAATTGGGTGAGTGCATCTGAGTGGATCATGCAGTACGAAACTGGCGGTACAGACAACTTTTATCAAGAAGAAGGTAACTACGATATCTGGTTACCAAATATCGACGTAAAAGTTGAAATTACAGACGAGCTTGTAGGTCGTGTTTCATGGGGTAAAACCATGGCTCGCGCACCACTTGGTAATTTAGCTGGTGGCCGAAGCTTAACGGGTAGCCCGAAACCAGGTTCACGTACTGGCGGCCAAGGTAATACTAACCTGTTGCCATTTGAATCAACAAACCTCGATTTATCACTTGAGTATTACTACGGTGAAGGCAGCTATGCATCGGTTGGTTACTTCAAAAAAGACGTAGATAATTTTATTCAAACGCAAATTACAGAAACAACTATTGATGGTTTGCATGACATCTTAAATGGCCCTCGATACCAAGAGGCTGTCGCATCAGTTGAAGCGCGTGGCGAGCAAGCAACGAGTGACGCTATTTTCAATGAAATGCTAGCATTAGGTTATGGTAATGCGGATGGTGCTATTGAGCCGACGAGCTCTGACCCACTAATGGTATGGAACATTTCTCAGCCACAAAACACTGATAGCAAATCAGTTGATGGCTTTGAACTTGCTGTTCAGCACTTATTTGGTGAAAGCGGCTTTGGTTTAGGTGTCAACGCAACATTTGTAGATGGTGATGTTGAATTTGATGTTGATAGCTTAACTCAACAAGCGCCATTATCTGGCTTAAGTGATTCAGCGAACTTCCAAGCTTTCTATGATAAAGATGGTTTATCTGTGAAAGTGACTTACGCATGGCGTGACTCTTACTTAATTGGTGTTGGTCAAGCGCAAGGTTCATCTGATGCGCCGCCACAGTTTGGCGATACATATGGTCAGTGGGACTTAAGTGTTAACTACGACATCAACGAAAACATGACTGTTTTCTTTGAAGGTATAAACCTTAATAACGAAACTGAGCGTGGCTACGGTCGTTACGAAGAGCAGTTCTTATTTGCTCGCCAATACGGCCCACGTTATACAATCGGTGCTCGTTATAGCTTTTAA
- a CDS encoding glycoside hydrolase family 16 protein, with protein sequence MNKFKTHLTQLTMALSVATLVGCGGSATDTKIDTVDPTEPVSDWVMVWEDNFDGDAIDDNKWNFEIDCAGGGNNEKQCYTDSEENAFVADGILNIVALPAEEGAAKPYTSARINTRYKADFKYGRFEVRAKLPSGQGSWPAFWMMPTDEVYGGWPRSGEIDIVESVNLKVPTEDGVESNIYGTLHYGKEWPNNDSSGKAYAFDQGSNPADDFHTYAIEWQEGEIRWYVDDYLYATQRKSELLYNANGEALALKHKGWYTEYFDQTTGELKTFWDESPYDQEFYLILNFAVGGDWPENVNATGIDASAFENGQAFEVDYVRVYECAQDPDTGKGCETVRPGYDNLEDALVQGAAPAPTPPSDGTVTPLTIFDSSFNPNWPAWDCCGGTTPGLVEDADRGNVVEFSVGAEPTVNGFISRDAFITDENGEASPYDASAMLEDGYVTFDMQVTSLPATPDAPWLFKVESDEGATAVELNLSDSTEGVSPVAGEWQTYTFPLQTLADAGLNVSLIDVIMIFPAWGQGEGAVYRVDNVEITNGGTTTLPSLTLFTDETNLDWPLWDCCGGSTPVEVVDDEEHGVTAEFSIGATPTVMGFINRTSSGGSGTQFDASALVDDGMLQFEMKITSLSSTPDAPWLLKVESNEGATAVEVNLNTSSEGVDPVAGEWQTYTFPISTLLNAGLDVSAIDVIMIFPAWGQGEGAVYRVDNARIYAPEQESAASELTLFAENVADQWSIWDCCAGSTPTVETDDETHGSVAEFQIGSTATVMGFLADDGVSFDASHLLSEGVVRFEMKIVSNASDQDAQWLFKIESNDAGQAVELALSASQEGVEPVVGEWQTYTYTLADLLSAGLDISAIDVVMVFPSWGMGEGAVYRIDNAVIANP encoded by the coding sequence ATGAACAAATTCAAAACACACTTAACACAACTAACAATGGCGCTTTCTGTAGCGACTTTAGTTGGCTGCGGTGGCTCTGCCACAGATACAAAAATAGATACTGTCGATCCAACTGAACCAGTTTCAGATTGGGTGATGGTTTGGGAAGATAACTTTGACGGCGATGCCATTGATGACAACAAATGGAATTTCGAAATAGACTGTGCGGGTGGCGGTAATAACGAAAAACAATGTTATACCGACAGTGAAGAAAACGCTTTTGTTGCAGACGGTATTCTAAATATTGTTGCATTACCTGCAGAAGAGGGTGCAGCAAAACCTTATACGTCTGCACGTATCAATACTCGCTATAAAGCTGATTTTAAATATGGTCGCTTTGAAGTACGTGCAAAGCTACCTAGTGGGCAAGGTTCTTGGCCTGCGTTCTGGATGATGCCAACCGATGAAGTTTACGGTGGCTGGCCTCGCTCTGGTGAAATTGACATTGTTGAGTCGGTTAACTTAAAAGTTCCAACCGAAGATGGTGTCGAGTCAAATATTTACGGCACGCTTCACTATGGTAAAGAGTGGCCAAATAATGATAGCAGTGGTAAGGCTTATGCATTTGACCAAGGGTCAAACCCTGCTGATGACTTTCATACTTATGCTATTGAGTGGCAAGAGGGTGAAATTCGCTGGTATGTTGATGACTACCTATACGCGACACAGCGCAAGTCAGAGCTACTTTACAATGCAAATGGTGAAGCGCTGGCTCTAAAACATAAAGGTTGGTACACAGAGTACTTTGACCAAACAACTGGTGAGTTAAAAACGTTTTGGGATGAATCTCCTTATGACCAAGAGTTTTATTTAATTCTTAACTTCGCAGTTGGCGGTGATTGGCCTGAAAACGTTAATGCAACCGGTATTGATGCAAGTGCATTCGAAAATGGTCAGGCATTTGAAGTTGACTATGTTCGTGTTTATGAATGTGCGCAAGACCCTGACACAGGCAAAGGTTGTGAAACAGTTCGCCCTGGTTATGACAATTTAGAAGATGCACTTGTGCAAGGCGCAGCTCCTGCTCCAACACCACCAAGTGATGGCACTGTAACTCCGCTTACTATCTTTGATAGCAGCTTTAACCCTAACTGGCCTGCATGGGACTGTTGTGGTGGCACAACGCCAGGGTTAGTTGAAGATGCAGACCGTGGTAATGTGGTTGAGTTTAGTGTGGGTGCAGAGCCTACAGTAAATGGCTTTATTAGCCGTGATGCCTTTATTACCGATGAAAATGGTGAAGCCTCTCCTTATGATGCTAGTGCAATGCTAGAAGACGGCTATGTAACGTTTGATATGCAAGTGACTTCGCTGCCAGCTACACCAGATGCACCTTGGTTATTTAAAGTCGAAAGTGATGAAGGCGCGACAGCCGTTGAGCTAAATCTAAGTGATAGCACAGAAGGTGTCAGCCCAGTTGCTGGTGAATGGCAAACTTATACCTTCCCACTGCAAACATTAGCTGATGCTGGCTTAAATGTATCACTGATCGATGTGATCATGATTTTCCCTGCGTGGGGTCAAGGTGAAGGTGCTGTTTACCGTGTTGATAATGTTGAAATTACTAATGGCGGCACAACAACATTACCTTCATTAACTTTATTCACTGATGAAACTAATCTTGATTGGCCGCTATGGGATTGTTGTGGTGGTTCAACACCTGTTGAAGTAGTCGACGACGAAGAGCATGGTGTTACTGCAGAGTTCTCTATTGGTGCAACTCCTACGGTAATGGGTTTTATTAACCGTACTTCATCAGGTGGTAGTGGTACTCAGTTTGATGCATCAGCATTGGTTGATGATGGCATGCTGCAGTTTGAGATGAAGATCACCTCTTTATCATCAACACCAGATGCGCCTTGGTTATTAAAAGTTGAGTCTAATGAAGGTGCAACAGCGGTAGAAGTTAACCTTAACACAAGCTCAGAAGGTGTTGACCCTGTTGCTGGTGAATGGCAAACATACACTTTCCCAATCAGTACTTTATTAAACGCAGGTTTAGATGTAAGTGCTATTGATGTAATCATGATTTTCCCTGCTTGGGGTCAAGGTGAAGGTGCCGTTTACCGTGTCGACAATGCTCGCATTTATGCACCTGAGCAAGAATCGGCAGCATCAGAGCTGACGCTGTTTGCCGAAAACGTGGCAGATCAGTGGAGCATTTGGGATTGTTGTGCTGGTAGCACGCCAACAGTCGAAACTGACGATGAAACTCATGGCTCTGTGGCAGAATTTCAAATTGGTTCTACCGCTACGGTAATGGGCTTTTTAGCTGATGATGGCGTGAGCTTTGATGCATCGCACTTATTATCTGAAGGTGTGGTTCGTTTTGAAATGAAGATTGTTTCAAACGCCAGCGACCAAGATGCTCAGTGGTTATTCAAGATTGAATCAAACGATGCAGGTCAAGCTGTGGAGCTTGCATTAAGTGCAAGTCAAGAAGGTGTCGAGCCGGTGGTTGGTGAGTGGCAAACGTATACTTATACACTTGCTGACTTACTAAGTGCAGGTCTTGATATTAGTGCAATCGACGTTGTTATGGTGTTCCCGTCATGGGGGATGGGTGAAGGTGCGGTTTACCGTATTGATAATGCAGTTATTGCAAACCCGTAA
- the metG gene encoding methionine--tRNA ligase, producing MAQRKILITSALPYANGPTHLGHLLEYIQTDIWARFQKQQGHETYYVCADDAHGTPIMLNAQKQGITPEEMVKNVSVERQRDFADFNIKFDNYHSTHSEENRHFSELIYNRLNEAGHIKKHTISQLFDPEKGIFLPDRFVTGTCPTCKSEDQNGDSCDSCGATYSPTELINPRSVMSGAEPILKDSEHYFFDLPAFEDMLKEWLHSGTIQQEMANKLDEWFADGLQQWDISRDAPYFGFEIPGAPGKYFYVWLDAPIGYMASFKNLCDKKGIDFDAFWSEDSDAELYHFIGKDIIYFHSLFWPAMLDGAKFRKPTNVFAHGFVTVNGAKMSKSKGTFVKARTYLDNLDPEYLRYYYAAKLNNGITDLDLNLEDFALRVNSDLVGKVVNIASRCASFITKKFDGKLSDTVMDEALLGEFQAASASIANHYENRDYSRAIREIMALADKANQFIDAKAPWVLIKDETKQQETHDVCSLGLNMFRVLITYLKPVLPGMAANVEAFLNDDLTWQGAQTALVGHAINKFKPLMQRVEMDKVNKMIEESKESLVAEKDKIDPNSPLAKEPISPEIEFDDFAKVDLRVAKIAKAEHVEGADKLLKLTLDLGGETRQVFAGIKSAYAPEDIEGKLTVMVANLKPRKMRFGMSEGMVLAAGPGGKEIYILNPDDGSEPGMRVM from the coding sequence ATGGCACAGCGAAAGATCCTGATTACTAGCGCATTACCTTATGCCAATGGCCCGACTCACTTAGGTCATTTACTAGAATATATCCAAACTGATATTTGGGCGCGTTTCCAAAAACAACAAGGTCATGAAACCTACTATGTTTGCGCGGATGATGCTCACGGCACACCAATTATGCTTAATGCGCAAAAGCAAGGGATCACGCCAGAAGAGATGGTTAAAAACGTCAGTGTTGAACGTCAACGAGACTTTGCTGATTTCAACATTAAGTTTGATAACTATCACAGCACGCACAGTGAAGAGAACCGTCACTTTAGCGAGTTAATCTACAACCGTTTAAATGAAGCGGGTCACATTAAAAAGCATACTATTTCTCAACTTTTCGACCCAGAGAAAGGTATCTTCTTACCAGATCGTTTTGTAACAGGTACTTGCCCTACGTGTAAGTCTGAAGATCAAAACGGTGACAGCTGTGATTCTTGTGGTGCAACTTACAGCCCAACAGAGCTTATCAACCCACGCTCTGTTATGTCGGGTGCTGAGCCAATCTTAAAAGATTCTGAGCATTACTTCTTCGACCTTCCTGCTTTTGAAGACATGCTTAAAGAGTGGTTACACTCAGGTACGATTCAACAAGAAATGGCGAACAAGCTAGATGAATGGTTTGCAGATGGCCTACAGCAGTGGGATATCAGCCGTGACGCACCTTATTTTGGTTTTGAAATCCCTGGTGCACCGGGTAAATACTTCTACGTTTGGTTAGACGCACCTATTGGCTACATGGCGAGCTTTAAAAACCTTTGCGACAAAAAAGGGATTGATTTTGATGCCTTCTGGAGCGAAGACTCAGATGCAGAGCTTTACCACTTCATTGGTAAAGACATCATCTATTTCCACAGCTTATTCTGGCCAGCAATGTTAGATGGCGCAAAATTCAGAAAGCCAACAAACGTATTTGCCCACGGTTTTGTAACTGTGAATGGCGCGAAGATGTCTAAATCAAAAGGCACTTTTGTTAAAGCGCGTACTTACCTTGATAACCTAGATCCTGAATATCTTCGTTATTACTACGCAGCAAAGCTTAACAACGGTATCACTGACCTTGATTTAAACCTTGAAGACTTTGCACTACGTGTTAACTCTGACTTAGTAGGTAAAGTAGTTAATATCGCAAGCCGTTGTGCAAGTTTCATCACCAAGAAGTTTGACGGTAAGCTTAGCGACACCGTAATGGACGAAGCACTATTAGGTGAGTTCCAAGCAGCTTCTGCAAGCATCGCAAATCACTATGAAAACCGTGATTACAGCCGTGCAATTCGTGAAATCATGGCACTTGCTGATAAAGCAAACCAATTTATCGACGCTAAAGCGCCTTGGGTATTGATTAAAGACGAAACAAAACAACAAGAAACACACGATGTTTGTTCACTTGGCTTAAATATGTTCCGTGTACTTATCACTTACTTAAAACCTGTTCTTCCAGGTATGGCTGCAAACGTTGAAGCTTTCTTAAACGACGATTTAACATGGCAAGGCGCGCAAACTGCGCTTGTTGGTCACGCAATTAATAAGTTCAAACCGTTAATGCAACGTGTTGAAATGGATAAAGTAAACAAAATGATTGAAGAATCAAAAGAAAGCCTAGTTGCTGAAAAAGACAAGATTGATCCAAACAGCCCACTAGCAAAAGAACCTATCAGCCCAGAAATCGAATTTGATGATTTTGCGAAAGTTGACTTACGCGTAGCAAAAATTGCTAAAGCAGAACACGTTGAGGGCGCAGATAAGTTATTAAAACTAACTTTAGATTTAGGTGGCGAAACGCGCCAAGTATTCGCAGGCATTAAATCTGCGTATGCACCAGAAGACATCGAAGGTAAGCTAACGGTTATGGTAGCAAACCTTAAACCTCGTAAGATGCGTTTTGGTATGTCTGAAGGCATGGTATTAGCAGCAGGCCCTGGCGGTAAAGAAATTTATATTCTTAACCCAGATGATGGCTCAGAGCCTGGCATGCGTGTAATGTAA
- the apbC gene encoding iron-sulfur cluster carrier protein ApbC codes for MFGLSKLFSSKSAEKAPIIAALAAYRSSAFAIGIEQDWLEELNQNSDKSWQVKLSLPFAGMGEINEIEKFVTDKLSIPVSISAQVKLPGTYSFKQIKHIVLVASGKGGVGKSTTAVNLASALEQEGAKVGILDADIYGPSIPLLLGLQGAEPKTADNKNLLPFEAHNLKAQSIGFLVPSDDATVWRGPMASGALNQLMNETAWGELDYLIVDMPPGTGDIQLTMSQKVPASGAVIITTPQDLALADAQKGIAMFNKVNVPVLGLIENMSYFLCGHCGEPNHVFGKDGAVTLAHRHGVPVLANIPLAIEIRESSEQGDLIAKDNTAQISETYKTAARVLASSLYYQQSQSSSVEIIITED; via the coding sequence ATGTTTGGACTGTCAAAACTATTCTCAAGTAAATCGGCTGAAAAAGCACCTATCATTGCTGCCTTAGCCGCCTACCGTAGTAGCGCATTTGCCATTGGCATTGAGCAAGACTGGCTCGAAGAGCTTAATCAAAACAGCGATAAAAGCTGGCAGGTAAAACTTAGCCTACCTTTTGCTGGCATGGGCGAAATCAACGAAATTGAAAAATTTGTCACTGATAAACTATCAATACCTGTGTCAATTAGCGCTCAAGTTAAATTACCTGGCACATATAGTTTTAAGCAAATTAAACATATTGTGCTCGTTGCATCAGGCAAGGGCGGCGTTGGAAAATCAACCACGGCGGTGAATCTTGCCTCAGCTTTAGAGCAAGAGGGTGCCAAAGTGGGTATTCTCGATGCCGATATTTATGGTCCGTCTATTCCACTGCTTCTGGGCCTACAAGGGGCTGAGCCGAAAACAGCCGATAATAAAAACTTACTCCCTTTTGAAGCGCACAACCTCAAAGCGCAATCGATCGGCTTTTTAGTACCAAGCGATGATGCAACCGTTTGGCGAGGGCCAATGGCATCAGGTGCACTTAATCAATTAATGAACGAAACCGCTTGGGGTGAGCTTGATTATCTAATTGTTGATATGCCTCCAGGCACGGGTGATATTCAATTAACCATGAGCCAAAAAGTGCCAGCAAGTGGCGCTGTGATCATTACCACGCCTCAAGATTTGGCTTTAGCCGATGCACAAAAGGGCATTGCTATGTTCAATAAAGTGAATGTGCCCGTGCTTGGTTTAATTGAAAATATGAGCTACTTCTTGTGTGGTCATTGTGGTGAGCCTAATCATGTTTTTGGAAAAGATGGCGCTGTAACATTAGCGCATCGTCATGGCGTGCCTGTGCTTGCTAATATTCCGCTGGCTATTGAAATTCGCGAGAGCTCAGAGCAGGGCGACTTAATTGCCAAAGACAATACGGCTCAGATAAGTGAAACCTACAAAACCGCAGCACGTGTGCTTGCTAGTAGCTTGTATTATCAGCAGTCACAGTCAAGTTCAGTTGAAATCATCATTACCGAAGATTAA